TTCAACCAGTGATTGGATTTAAATTTGCAACACTGCTGGAGATTATTTAGTTTGAGTCTAAAAAGAAAACGAATCAAAGACGAGGACGGAGGACTAAAAGAGCTTCATGGACACGCGCAGAAACCCCCAGAGCAAGTCCAAAAGAGGAAGCCCACCCAAGTTCAGCACCAAGGATATCTGGAGTCAGGTTTGATGTCAGGTGGAGGTGAAGTCAGACTGACGGAGCGAGTGTCTTCTGCCAGGTAACAGGtctaaaaacgaaaaaagaaaaaaaaaaaaaaaaagaaaagaaaagaaactttccTGTGCGTGCGTCTCGAGGCTGCGGTGAGGCATGAGTGGGGGGCGCTTTGAGTTTGACGACGGGGGAGCGTACTGCGGAGGCTGGGAGGGGGGCAAAGCCCACGGCCACGGCATCTGCACCGGACCCAAGGGCCAGGGCGAGTTCTCCGGCTCCTGGAACTACGGCTTCGAGGTGGTGGGGGTCTACACATGGCCCAGCGGGAACACCTACGAGGGCTACTGGTCGCAGGGCAAGCGCCACGGCCTGGGGCTGGAGACCAAGGGACACTGGATTTACAAAGGGGAGTGGACCCACGGCTTCAAGGGGAGGTACGGGGTCCGGGTCAGCGTGGGCAGCGGGGCCAAGTACGAGGGCACCTGGAATAACGGCCTGCAGGACGGATACGGGACGGAGACGTACGCGGATGGAAGTGAGAGccgcagaaaacacacacagacacgcaccaTAAAAACAGTCTTTATTCCTCAGCGGTGAAGGTGGGATCTGCCCGGACTGAAGCCGGAGGAAGTTTATTCTGCAGCGGgcgtgtcaaacataaggcccgtgggccaaagccGGCCTTCAAAGAGCTGCAATCCGGCCCACGAACATGCCACGcgattttaaaaagtattaaGTAAACATTGAGTGTAGGGGACATAATGCAACACGTGACATCCAAACTGAGATGTCTGTGTTACCAGAAATATCCTCAAAGCCATACCGTAGGACTTCGTAGGAACATGCATGCAACAGGTTATAAAGTGCAACAGTTATATATAAGTTTTTGGAGAAATTTCAGTATGTTTTGGTCATTGAAATTGGTTTCATCTTGAGATTGCAGTAATAGTTGGTACTACTTGTTCAGCTATGGACAAATATGGACAATTTCCCCATGAGTACTCTGggacacaacacaaaaaacttAGAAGTGTCAGTTTTAAAGTCATCATGGCACTATGCCACCAGCTggacccactcaagatgaaactgggctgttatgtggcccctgaactcagatgagtttgacacctctgctctaTAGAAAGGCATCATATTTTATTTGATGTCTGTTGAGGTGAGCTGCAACAGCTGCATATTAAAAGTACTTTAACACTAAAAAATTTGGTACATAGGTTGCTTCTAAACTTCTGAAAGTACCTAGATACCTATACTATAGAAATGAAATCCTGTatgcacgttaaaactgtaGTTGtccctttaattgtgcatttaaaactgtgaagcactttagcATATGTGAAATAATTAGATGCACTATCAAACACAAGTCAGTTCAAAATTTAAGAATATGTACTGAGTTACTTATCGCCCCCAAGTACTCTGCATCTCTTCAAGATGGTGCTGAATAGCAGCCTGTTATGTGAATTTCCCCTTTGGGGATCAATAAAGGATTTCAGCATGATTTTTACATAGACAAGTGCATGTACTTTAAAACTGCAGCTTTATCTACTGTGCCTTTAATCTTTGAAGTACCTGATAAAATGTAGCTACTCTGTTAGTTTCAAAAACATACGTGTGGATACACATTTAAACAGAAACTATAATGTGTTAAAGTACATTAAAAGTGTGAAGTACACtagtaaatgtaaaaaaagttaatgtttttGTGACACTTAAAATAATAGTTCTGAGAAGTTCTTAAAAATGCACTAGTACTTTTTACAACAGAGAAACCTGTGCAGACTCCTTGAAACTGCAGCTGTAACACTGGAGTAAGTTTGCTTGGTTACTTCTGaaagaaataaactgaatcACAGGCGCTGACCGCTGCATGAACACAAGGCTTTGGTTGTGGTTTTATTAAAATGGAATTCAAAAGCACTGATTTGCAATGGGGACACAAGTCTGTTCTCAAACAAACCACTACATAAATCTCTGTTTCACAGCTGAGAATGTAAATATTCCAAAGTGTTGACACTGCACACTATCAGTTCTGAGAGCAAGTGCTGCACTATGTGTCCTCAATGAATGAATTAAGATGTCTGTTGTCAACTATGCTTTTTTtagaagaagaaacacacacaaaacattgaaaaaagaTTTCCAAGAAAAGCAGTTCATTTCATGTGTTGTCACAATTTTGACTGCAGTAATTATATTTcaacattaaaactgaaaatattgtTTCATCGGTGGGTGTTACAGCAGGGAGTGCTCAGTGGTGATATTATATTTGACTACATTAAAACTACATTGAACATGTAAACTGTACTCAACCATTATTGTAATTCCAGAAAAGAAGTAAGTTAACGACagtaatgtgagtgtgtgttgttgtacTGTATACTGGAAGAGGTTTCCCCtcctttaacagctgactcacCAGCTTTGAGTGCAGCCTGCTGAGAGCGGCAGTGGATGTGGGGCGAGGTgaaggtgggggtgggggctggggGGGTGAGGATGCGATGTGATCGCACCAGATGTCAGCATGTAATAATAGCCTCGGAGGCTCTGTGGCCTCCTGGCCTCACGGGCTGAGGCCTCGCTGTGGAAGTAATCCACACACGTCAGTTTTTAGCATGAGGGCCGACCCTGAGATGGCTGGCTTGTCAGTGAGGTTATTAATGAATGAGACTTTTCACGCTGAAAACGTCCCTGACATTCACGTAAGGAATACACGATCAGAGAGTCGAAGCCGCGTTCGGCAGCGACGCCACGTGAGTCAGGActtcaaacacagcagcagacaatACAAAGATGGAGTTTACTCAGACGCTATTTTAATCTCAGTCCAGACAATTCAGTTCAGTGGTCCAGCCAGTTTATctgtgaaaaatgaatgaatgaataaataaatgagataACAACAATAACATTCCTCTAGACATGAGTGTTTAGTCCATGAACCGAGACAAGATACTTGATGTACCTATCCACTGCACAGCTCCCAGCTTGACGACTGGAGGAGCAATAAACCCAACAAGgctgtatttgtttgtttgtttatttgaaggACAATGTGCAGTTATATTAAAAAGATGGCTGCACCAGATTTAGCACAAAGCTACTTTCCATCTGCTGTCCTTGACATTTAAcatatgtaaaaataaaagacaatacAGGTTAAATTCAATTACacaaaagtgcaaaataaaacgTTACAAATTTATTGGCAGCATTACAAAaggtggtaaaaaaaaagtggcattaTAAAAACTCGGAGGTAAGGATTTGATCCTGTTGGGAAACTATTCACTGTGCTTTTTGTGCCACTTTAAAATAGAACATAAATTATTGTGTACAGTGCAGTAATTCATTCAGTTTTTCGGAGAATGGTCTTGTTGGACAACAAGTGAAACTGCAAATATCCTCGAGCACGTAACTTTGCTCCTGATTGGTCCTTCAAAATGGCGGTTGATGCAAAAACtttgcacaaatacacacatcaaGAAGTTACTCATTGGATTACATCATACAGACACAAAACATCCACAGTTAGTATCAGCATTGAATTTGGGGTGTGTCTTTGAGACGCTCACTTCCAGTTTTCTGATGTTTCCAGGCACTTTCCAGGGTCAGTTCACCGGAGGGATGCGACACGGTTATGGCGTCCGTCAGAGCGTCCCGTACGGCATGGCTGCTGTGGTCCGCTCCCCTCTCCGCACCTCCTTAACCTCCCTCCGCAGCGAGCACAGCAACGGCACCGTCCTGCAGCAAGACATCCCCATCATCACGGCCACCAACGCCTCAGGCGAGGAGACGCCGGTGGCCACTCCCACCCAGCTGGGACCGTCCCGGGGAGGCTTCGCCCTCACGCTCCAGGTGGACCCCGAGGCCGTGAAACCGAAGAAGAAGGGCCTGTTCAGAAGGAGCTCCCTGCTCGGCAAGCTGAAGAAGTCCGAGTCGAGCACGTCCCTGTCCAGTCAGAAGAGTAAGATCAGCTTCCTGAGGACGGAGTCCGCGCTCAGCTCCAACGCCAGCGACACCAACTCCACCATCAGCATGGACGAGAGCCTGGCCGGGGCGGAGGACTTCCCCCCCGTGGAGGCCGACATCGACGCCACCACCACCGAGGTCTACATGGGCGAGTGGAAGAACGACAAGCGGTCCGGTTATGGAATAAGCGAAAGGTCCAGCGGGCTGAAGTACGAGGGCGAGTGGCTCAACAACCAGCGGCACGGCTACGGCTGCACCACGTTCGCCGAAGGCGGGAAGGAGGAGGGCAAGTACCTGAACAACATGCTGGTGAAGGCCATGAAGAAGAGGGTGATCCAGCTGAAGGGAACCAAGATCAAGCAGAAAGTGGAGCGAGCGGTGGAAGGAGCCCAGAGGGCCGCAGCCATCGCCAAGCAGAAGGCAGAGATCGCTGCTTCCAGGTGAGTCTCACCGTCTTCTCATTTGTCCTGGGAGTGGGCATCCCTAAGCAGTTGACTCAGTTTGCCTGTATAAAGCAGTAGATTTCAGCATACCTGTAAAAGGCATTGCGCTTCACTTCAGGgggagtcagctgggatcgttCTGTCCGAGTGTCTTTGGAAGTTGGAGTGATCAGCTACAGCTGTTTATGTCTGGATTCCTCCATTTGTTTCTGAATTTTAGAGAAAGGCTATTCTAATAAGCAGCTGGTCTCCTACACAAATCATTCCTATTTCAGTATTGGGCCGCTATATGGCCGTAAGTCTCCTCCTATAAGCAGTTTGCCTGAGAAAAAAGCTCTAATTGTATCTATACTGGTCCCAAtatcaattttctttttcaataagattttttttgtctgactCTGAAATTAGAGTTCATGTTATATCCTGAATCCAAATAATTAATCAGACAAgataaaatgtgaattatttAGCTTCACAGATGCTTGTTGGAAGATTTTATTGCCTTTGGAGTGAAGTTAGCCGTTATAGTTCTGTTGACACTGGGGGGGAACACGTACATGTCAGCATGACATGCTTCACTGCTCGCAGTACATTTTGTCTGGTGTACAAATTTACATGCTTCTGTCTGCCCTTAGCTCATCTGTGACCGTACAAGGCGTTGGTGTTTTAGTCTTCTGTCATGATCTTCGGCAGCTGAAATAAGCCTTGTGTTTACAACATCAAGACTTACACTGACGGACTGCAGACCCCTGTCCCCGCAGGCTGAAATCTAAATATTGTACAGCTCAGATAAGCAGTGTATTAAGAGTTATTCACTGTCAGTGCGTTCAGCTCACCTACGCCGCTCTGCATGTGTGGACAGAGCCGAGGGGAGACGCAAACACTTGTATTTATGCAGGACGGTTCGGATCGGTGGtccacaccaacaaaacaaacactttttactGTACTTGAGTCATTATACTTGGAGCATCACCCCACACTTGACCTCCTCAAATATTTCtccacattcatccatcttctatagcGTTTTGTTTTCCTAATCTCAGCATAGAagttctgtttattttgttttactgtgGTTTTTATTACATGTAtaattttaatgaattaatctTACACAAAAGCAGCGCACACTAAATCAACTGAAAAATATAAGTAGTAGGTTTTGTTGGCtttacacagagacagaaaatatAAGTAGGACATTCcaagaaaaagactgaaatgcTCAACTGTggattcaattaaaaatgtcGGACAAATAAAccagtgttttatatattttgacCAAGCGAATGTTGGAACAGCTCTGTAGTTAAACTTTCAGTTGACAGTCAATACCCTTGAAGGAGGTAATTTCTAAAGAaagtagtgctgtcagttttaatcgcattgatcgcaatttaatcgcattgatcacaattaatcatgattaattcatggagaactgtcaacaattaacttttttaaagttgaaattaattgcaatgaagaatctaatcctcataaatcagtcccaatgtcaggaaaaaacactattatcctctagttcttttctttgacccaattggcagacctcaatggattaatcgcgattaaaattgacagcactaaaagAAAgcattgtgaaataaaatgttgctgtcagttgactaaaaataaagaaatccaaGGTAATGCTGGATAGCAAGTAAGTGCAGAAAATTcacggtcctggtcttggtttGTTGGTGTGTGGctttcactggaaaatgtttAGTCCACACCTGTAGaggagaaacatgcaaactccacccagtAAGACCCCAAGCTTAGGATTGAACTGAAGTCTTGACTCTTGCTACTGTGATTCAAGAGTGCTCATCAAATTCACCacaaactcattttattttaagattgaTACATATACaagtcttgattttttttttcttttgcaattaTGATACTCcccaaaacctttttttccgaTACTATGGTTCCCTCAGTTTACTGCTGTTAGCTTCGAACATACAcataaactattaaaaaaaaaggtttaactATATAACGAAATTGTGGTTGTACTCATTACTCTCATTTTAAAGGTGTAAATTAGGGTGTGAAGTGTTTGtaaatgtacaaaaatacagTTTAATTTCAGTACTATACCTGTCATTTATTATGTTCTCACCTATATTGTTGCATGATTTCTATTGTTTTAGTGAGGGATTTAAAAAGTGCTCCCTGCTCAGTAACTGAACAGTGGTTCACTTGTGGCCCTGGATATTAAACTGAAATCTGTTTATTATATAAGCAGAAGAGACATGACACATCTGTTCCTGGCAGTGGTTTCCTCACGCTATGATCCTTTGGCAGTGGAGCCCGGGGTTAAAAATACACCAGCGGCCAGCGCTCTGCATGGGATGCCAGACCTGGCCTCTTCAAGTCCAGTTAAAGTGTTTGCTGGCATTCAGATGGTGCGTGGACATTGTTCTGCAGCGTGGGTTGGCAGCCGGGcgtctggaggagggaggagaaggaccCGTGTGGCAGCACGGGGTGTAAGTGACGCACACACCGGAGGCCCAGTGGTCACAGAGGAGCCCTGACTAAATATGGACAGGCACACTCTTGCTGTATCACAATCACAGGGGAATGCAACAGCtgattaccccccccccccaccccctccctcggCTTTCATACCCCATCTCTCCTGCCTCGTCACAGACACACGGAGCTGTTTTCACATGCTGGACGCCAGCAgtgctttcttttttatctgTACACCTACTTCTTCAGAACTCACTTACTCCTGATCTATGAGAGCAAATCAAATCCTTGTCCGCACGGTAGATAACGCTGCCTGCCGATTTTGGCCTCCGTCTGTTAACACTGTGAACTCCACTGTCGGCAGGCAACACTAAAACAACCACTGATCTCCATCCATCTTGCGTCAGCAGCGGTGTCGAATGCTTCCACGGATATAAATATGACACAGCTCATAAGCAAGTGCCTGGGTATAAAGGGTTAGTGTATATATGTACCACACCTAGCTTTAGTTGTGGGGCTTGGATTACATACTGTACTGCTGATACAAGCACTTTGTGTCGCTTTGCGATCAACAGGGTTTGATTGTGACTTCAGCTCAGTGCTATTCAGAGAGCGGTCTTATAAAGCTTGTTCACTAAACAGTGCTGTTTAAGATAATATAAATAAGGTACAGTCTctttaataataacaataagaaTATCATATGAATATATGGGAccaaatccttaaaaaaaaaaacaaaacaggaaaagcatggaaaatgataaaaaaaaaaagcaaacaaatcaaatctcaaTCAATAATAATCTAACATTATTTCTTGTGCTTTTCATCCCCAACTTCATCTATATGTTGCTGTAACGAGACTATTTCTCCCTTCGAGTCCTCGCTCCTCCCGGAGCCACTCCCTTTTAAACCGCAGTCAGCTtctggagagagggagaggtaaTCACTGATCATCAGTTACAGGTGTTCCCTCTCACCTCTCCTGCTTCAGGATGTCTCCTCAAACCACACCCCACCACCACAGCTGCAAAATCCCAGTCTTGTCTGTTTACTTCAATAGTTattgacaaaaaaacagcaacgaCTTGCTTCATAAAGTGACTCCCACTCTGCCTTTAATCGTGTCTCAGGGCTGTTTTATAATGGTCATATGATGCTTTATGGctgtagtgttgctgtgacacCTGATccgagctgtcagcactgtgtgggtTCGTCTAATGACTGATTCGCTCATTAGTTCATCTGAAGTCACATCAATTAATGGGAGGAAGATGTTAACAATTCTTGATACAAATGAATTTCCGAACcagtgacaaaaagaaaaagcagcccaaaaaaaaaaaaaaaggtgagataAATTGCACTGAACACTACAGATGTACAGGATACAGATGCTaatagggaacatgagctgggattagacaaTCCTGAGACAGGTTagctactgatgatgtgttgttgcaacaaTAATTTGACTGAGAGTGGAGCATTCTTTTTATGTTGCAGGCAGGACTGAGTTCATTCAGGTAAGTAAATGGGAGTCTACTGAAATAGAAAGGATTGAAACAATAGCTTTGTGCTATTGCTATCATTACCAAGTAGCTTGTGAACAGGatagagagacagcagctctgcaacccTTGGTATTTTCAAGTAAACTAGGGAATATTGGTGTAACAGTCCCTCAGTGAAGCcctgcagctgtttctgtgACCGGTAAAATGAGCCCACTGAATGTTAGCAATCACTCCCTGACTAAGAGAAGTAGTGACGTTTTCCCAGAACCGCTAATGAGAAATTATATTGAGGATAAGAAAATGACTGGTGAGTAATAACACAAACTAATGATGTCTCTGTTTACTTTCCTTGTTGTATGATCACCGCCCAGCAATGCTACATTAAAGGGCTTCACTTAGCACTTGTTATGAGTGTATTTGGACGAAGCACTTTAATTATGTCTCAAAATATGGTCTTCTTTTAATAGAAGCTAAATTGCTTTTTCTCACACGCACACGGAGTTGCTGCACAGTCGAATAGAATCTATCTTTTCTCGTCAACAAAACCCAGACTAGTTTATACCCCATCTTAAACAAGAAGCTCTTAGATGTTCTGCAGATGGTGCATTAGACTGTGAGTCAAACTGTGCTTCCTACTACAGCTGACGTCTCCTTAAAGCGGCCCTGAAAGCCCAAAGGGTATGTGGGTCACGGTGTTGAGTGTCACGTTTGGTTCCAGAGGAACACGGAGAGAAAGACTGCAGCAGTTGtacaacttttaaaaataaaagccacGCCAGCTAATTTAGACCAGAATCCCTTTGTTCTATTGTGAGGCCAGAGATCGTGCTGTTGCTCAGTGCTTATAGTATCTTAAGAGGTCCTCTTCTCCCATCGCGACTCTGTCATCTAATAATAGAAAATGTCAAGCAAATCATGTAGTAGACTACAAGAATGTCAAATCTGAAATATTTGAACCTCAAGACCCAACAATGTCAAGAATATTGATTTTTGAAGTagtagtattattattattattattattattattattattattattattatttatgttttttttactgaatgtgttgaatcaaaataaaattaatatgtttgtgtgtgcttttatagtttttttatttttcttaattaagAAATTTCGAAATAAGGTCTGTTTTAGATTGAATGAATGATTTAATGGTTTATTTCTGTTCATAGTTCATCATTAGCATTCCTGGTCTTTGGCATAATTTACATGAACACCTGTAacctttaaattattttctttctttatcacCTCAGTCATTTGTTTTTCGCTCACAAAGAGAATGAGGACTGTTGGTCTTTTAGTTTTCCTTTGAGGGATATCTTTGTTGCTGAAGAAATGTATGACTTGCTGCTCTGGTGAGTGCAGTTCACCTCATGGAGCATCCTCAACCTCCTTCTCACCTTCCATGATCTGTGCAAAGGTGCAGGGTTGTCTCAAGTCTAGATATCACCAGGtcactcttttattttttgtattgcTCAAGGTCTTCCACTCTTCTCTCAAGCTCTTCAAtctttacctgttttttttgtatctcaAATTTCAGTTGCAGTGCTTCCTCAAGTCCATTAAAGCTCATTCTTGACATTCAGAGACATTTTAACTTCTTCCATGTCTACAAGTAACTTCTTAGTCGACATTTCTCACCACAAAAAGcccacaaacaaaaaaaacccccaaacttTCAAAGTTCCTAAGTTTCCAGGCAATCAAACACAGTGATCCAATATTCAGTGATCaatattcattttcatgacagcCTACATAGCCATTTTTCTGTAATAGAACTATTTTGCACTTTGTTTTTAACTATCGCTGCATGTCTAAATGGATCCAGGTATCCTGTTTAAACTCATGTAttcattcaaagctttaaaaatggTTCAGCCAGTCATAGCACGACACATCAGGACACCGATCTATCTATTTATGCACCTGTCAGGGTCgtgggggctggagccaatccctgCTGGCTGTGGGTGAACGCCAGGTTACACCCTAAACCAGCCAGTCACAGGGAAGACAGCACCTGAAATGTGAGATTACAGTTTAAAATCAGACATCTAAAATGCACGTGACTACGAAACAATGATTGCCCTCTTTGCACTTGGGAATTATGGGTCAAAGCATTCATTCAGTCATACTATTAGTAGCTCTGCTCGCCAGTTTGAGCGATGGCAACCACAGTGAAGGATATATTATTACAGCTGTGGCCTCATATAAATATAGTGATCATTTAAGGAAGCTCAGCTGCTCTCACGCCTGCAGCCATGTTTTTTATGTCATCAGTGTTTCCGACTAACACAtctcttttcagtttttgattaatagtttctctttcttcctgtttctttcaaaCTAATGACGGTGCATCAATGACAAAACATTGATTACAGTCATAGCTGTCACTGAAATAGGGGCAAGTACACGTTTTCGAGTATATGTCCACGGTTGTTTTTTCACCCTGAATTTAAGATATAGAAATATCCTTAAAATAATTTACTGCCTGAACagaaatatttactgttgttgtgtttatttcctcAGTATGTGATGGCTTTAAATATTCAATGTGTTTATGGGTGATGTGCAGGTCAGATGATACTGACTGACATACTCGGTGAACcgtgaatgtgtgtgacagTGACAGCTTCCACCTTTCCATTTGAGTGCAGCCTGTTATCCAAGAAGGAAGGACAGTATCCTTCCATCTTTTATACCCCTTAATTTAGCTAACATATTGTATGAGCATGAATGTAAAACTTATATTTTGATGGACCCTAGAAAGCATAATCTCTGCGTGTGGAGACTAATGGGGATGCTTAAATAATTAATCCAGTGCAGGGTCGTAAAATCTgttatattattattaaaactGGCATGAATTGCAGATTATATCAAAGAATTTGCAAGtaaaagttcaaaaacaaataagctGTCGTTTAGCTCGTGCAGTGGTTCACACTTGTGTCTCATCACAAGAATGTTACGTTTCAATCCTTTTCATGTGGAGTTagcttgttttctctgtgattggatttttttgtggggtttttttctgggTACCCTAGTGTCCAGTCCATGGAGTCTGTGACCCTAAAAAAGTGTCCCTAAATATCAGtgtctgtattttattattatacaaATTCCTCATAACTTCTGTGCAGCCACTGTCTTATTACAGCCACCTCTGGCTCTCTTCAGCTGTCAACGATGTGTATCAATACAGGCTGAGAGGCTGAATGTGTTTTATAGGTGAAAGAGGTCAAATAAGTTGGTGGCGGATacatttgcttgatattttctGTAAGTCAGTGTGGTATCCAGCTTTACCCTGTAATCTCCCACTTCACTTTTTAATGGTTGCATGCTCTCATGTCATGTATGGAAGTCAAGCCAAGGCGCTGGCCTGCTGCTCCTGTACGCCGCAGAATTTTTGtgctctttttttaatatttaaatagAATACAgtgactttatttattaatgtttttgaaACCAGACTGTCAATAAAAAAGGTTAAAAGTCCTGGATAGGTTCAAAGGCGTGCTTGCTGTGCCCACCTGAATAACATTCACCCATTTGAGTGACTTCAGGGCACTAACTCCCTCACTCACTCGctccctcactcactcactcactcactcactcactcattcactcgctcactcactcactcactcactcactcactcactcacacttgGAGCTCTATTCATATCAGCAAAGACGCTGAGTCTCTGTGGGTCAAGCGACCTGGGGGGTTAAAGGTCGACAGACAGAAGCCATCTGTGCacgtctttctcctcctttcacCGGCTGACAGGGGAAGACCTGAATGGCTGCCATCTTCTTCACCTCATAAATGCACACCCCTCCGATAGAGAACAGCTTGCAACAAAGTCAACAGCGTCTAATTACTACAGGTTCTACCTGAAGTTAAATGTTTAAGTGATTTGATTTATTGTGCACATAAAGGTTAATGTGCTTCTGAAAGTGGTCTGTGACAATGTACATCTTTCCTTTTCCTGTTCTGTAAAATTTGACTTACAGTAAAAAAACTGCAGGGTCCAAACATTTCAGTATGTTCTCCTCAGGTAGAATGTGCTTGTGAGACTTCTCTAAGCATTAGCATTAtgtcattttacagtttttcacaattgctaaaacacatttcttgaaacctccatccattttctcaaaaccttaaacacaaatccaaaaatccacactacattcacaaaaacctcagacatttctgtcaaaatcgaattatcgcctcaaaaccagttctcttgtgatcaaaaccacactatgcgttcagatcttacacacagcaggtaaaaacatgctCACCTCAGCtcattcattagacactacatgaaataactgaggacacagcaagcagtccacacttttaaacctgctgggttattttcccaacccatgtcctgggtagccctagattttgtgcagattgggtcacttttaccccaaattagatgaattgtgtcgacccagcagagtgagttgatgatttgaacaaaatcaccattttgaacactcctgcaactccttctccttcttgcatctggagacttccggcaacaaacgcaacagaaaactggagtcctgcgTTCTGACTGAGGATTAttgcaatggctaagaaggaaaagacatatgacatCCCCCTCCTTAtactcatgtgtggctgtggctcagttggtagagtggttgtctagcagttgttagttcaaatcttttcctctacctgtcaatgaactgcactgaaccccagctggcttccagtggagggtttgacagccttgcatggcagagggcacgtgtttctgaattctgagggtttacatttttactgtaaagtaactttcccagacccgctgataaatcttgacccagcatcagggtcaaatcttcagcccaaacagctgggtagaaataacccagcattggctcggtcccttttgggcccagcgctgggtcagcaattccactcaatgtgggttatttttacagtaacccagcagttttcagagtgtgtagtgcacagaaaatttttattttacgtatttgaaatgcatttagaaaaaaaaccccatctaa
The DNA window shown above is from Salarias fasciatus chromosome 20, fSalaFa1.1, whole genome shotgun sequence and carries:
- the jph2 gene encoding junctophilin-2, with amino-acid sequence MSGGRFEFDDGGAYCGGWEGGKAHGHGICTGPKGQGEFSGSWNYGFEVVGVYTWPSGNTYEGYWSQGKRHGLGLETKGHWIYKGEWTHGFKGRYGVRVSVGSGAKYEGTWNNGLQDGYGTETYADGSTFQGQFTGGMRHGYGVRQSVPYGMAAVVRSPLRTSLTSLRSEHSNGTVLQQDIPIITATNASGEETPVATPTQLGPSRGGFALTLQVDPEAVKPKKKGLFRRSSLLGKLKKSESSTSLSSQKSKISFLRTESALSSNASDTNSTISMDESLAGAEDFPPVEADIDATTTEVYMGEWKNDKRSGYGISERSSGLKYEGEWLNNQRHGYGCTTFAEGGKEEGKYLNNMLVKAMKKRVIQLKGTKIKQKVERAVEGAQRAAAIAKQKAEIAASRTTHSKGKSDAAEQAAQAANRESSIARLVAKELSPTFYQPGPEYLKKRALQEAVDGSENTDTIMHEPLLAEEEPLPTPPESPFMNELDSLMPGSSPGRTPSPSPGIMIKEENKLLSPGSWNEDKSVKGGGSRGSSKPNSRAGSRPTTPSTSASAAAAAVPEAGGAPGSRGPSRTPSRQSSKIEQGSDLEIKPLQKFDSETKVPDVAPAPATPVRNSLILPDEEEAPRPSPRGTPKAVTPEPKPATPSKAATPEVKPERAPSVHERAPSVSESKVESREPSRPSSKAETKPLPRRQPSPAPPPKPTTSIEPKAPLKQAEPKAVAAKPASKVEVRVEGKLRAMPSTSNEVTAESLELEGPNTIMICMVILLNIGLAILFVHILS